A genome region from Alistipes dispar includes the following:
- a CDS encoding SUMF1/EgtB/PvdO family nonheme iron enzyme — protein MKRIFQYGFALALAACSFAACSDDDTGENGVKTDVTLSPSTSLTGVSFSANTLNVSNNGIYPSASIAVKKADGSALSGVTLQVELSNNSASEEWCQIEPKNNALQFTVQPYEGGEAARSIDVRLTGSGNGVSINPFTFKVVQAPTPKSAEAHILDFSIPEQTQPAEIDYEKMTITVNVPFGTDVTALTPEIEISAGASVSPASGEAQDFSQPVKYTVTAEDGITRQEYQAAVVVEEEKSHEAEILEFTVPGQIGKAEIGENTVKAVMKAGTNLSSLAPVIKVSEGAKISPASGSTQDFSQPVKYTVTAEDSKTTREYTVTLTVGGEVVLDTSAEPAAGVTLSGNNYTVVAGGAAAATTVKVSLTYSGSPIADLTGYTFAVEATDAKSGAAAAWVKVSQVDASGAFTFTVDPNTDENARRATIAVSCTDNSGAKLFGSGSVGISQDGTKVGAQLIELIDVPGGRFLQGDSPDPTSVIGNARYCNLTSFSIGKYEVTQAQFEEVMGFNPSEFKKEGATHPVESVSIWDAMQFCDELSKREGYTTFYNLSDIQYGQDGSGRILTATRNCDMSATGYRLPTLAEWEYAAKGGAEGIAQYSYLYAGGDNPLEMGWWRENEGEKTHPVGEKPANPIGIHDMCGNVGEWNHDWYERPYMSDFPSTDEVTDPFGPDEPCDADDLAFIRGGDYDTSSEWNLRITYWSLQAGGIDMNPNNMCRQSGIGFRVVIRR, from the coding sequence ATGAAACGTATCTTCCAGTATGGCTTCGCCCTCGCGCTCGCGGCGTGCTCCTTCGCGGCGTGCAGCGACGACGACACCGGCGAAAACGGTGTCAAGACCGATGTGACTCTCTCCCCCTCGACCTCTCTGACAGGCGTGAGCTTCTCGGCCAACACGCTCAACGTAAGCAATAACGGCATCTATCCCTCGGCCTCGATCGCCGTCAAGAAGGCCGACGGTTCGGCCCTGAGCGGCGTAACGCTCCAGGTCGAACTGTCGAACAACAGCGCCTCCGAAGAGTGGTGCCAGATCGAACCGAAGAACAATGCGCTGCAATTCACCGTCCAGCCCTACGAAGGCGGCGAAGCGGCCCGTTCGATCGACGTGCGCCTCACAGGATCGGGCAACGGCGTCTCGATCAACCCGTTCACCTTCAAGGTCGTGCAGGCTCCCACACCCAAGAGCGCCGAAGCCCACATCCTCGACTTCTCGATCCCGGAGCAGACCCAGCCCGCCGAAATCGACTACGAGAAGATGACGATCACGGTGAACGTGCCGTTCGGAACCGACGTCACGGCCCTGACGCCCGAAATCGAGATTTCGGCCGGAGCCAGCGTGTCGCCGGCCAGCGGCGAGGCGCAGGACTTCTCCCAGCCGGTGAAATACACCGTGACGGCCGAAGACGGAATCACCAGGCAGGAATACCAGGCCGCCGTGGTGGTCGAGGAGGAGAAGAGCCATGAAGCCGAGATCCTCGAGTTCACGGTTCCCGGACAGATCGGCAAGGCCGAAATCGGCGAAAACACCGTCAAGGCGGTGATGAAGGCGGGTACGAACCTCTCGTCGCTGGCTCCGGTCATCAAGGTTTCGGAAGGCGCCAAGATATCCCCCGCCAGCGGCAGCACGCAGGACTTCTCCCAGCCGGTGAAATACACCGTGACGGCCGAAGACAGCAAAACCACCCGGGAATACACCGTCACGCTGACCGTCGGCGGCGAAGTGGTGCTCGACACCTCCGCAGAGCCCGCCGCAGGCGTAACCCTCTCGGGCAACAACTATACGGTCGTGGCGGGAGGCGCCGCAGCGGCCACGACGGTCAAGGTATCGCTGACCTATTCGGGCAGCCCGATCGCCGACCTGACGGGCTACACCTTCGCGGTCGAGGCCACCGACGCCAAGTCCGGCGCAGCGGCCGCCTGGGTGAAGGTCAGCCAGGTGGACGCGTCCGGCGCATTCACCTTCACGGTCGATCCCAACACCGATGAGAACGCCCGCCGCGCCACGATCGCCGTATCGTGCACCGACAACTCGGGAGCCAAGCTTTTCGGCAGCGGCTCGGTCGGCATCTCGCAGGACGGAACCAAGGTCGGCGCGCAACTCATCGAGCTCATAGACGTTCCGGGCGGCCGTTTCCTGCAAGGCGACAGCCCCGATCCGACAAGCGTCATCGGGAACGCCCGCTACTGCAACCTCACGTCGTTCTCGATCGGCAAATACGAGGTGACGCAGGCGCAGTTCGAGGAGGTGATGGGCTTCAACCCCTCGGAGTTCAAGAAGGAAGGAGCCACCCACCCGGTCGAAAGCGTTTCCATCTGGGATGCCATGCAGTTCTGCGACGAACTGAGCAAACGCGAAGGCTACACGACTTTCTACAACCTCTCCGACATCCAGTACGGACAGGACGGCAGCGGCCGCATCCTCACGGCCACGCGCAACTGCGACATGAGCGCGACGGGATACCGCCTGCCGACGCTGGCCGAATGGGAGTATGCGGCCAAGGGCGGCGCAGAGGGAATCGCCCAATACAGCTATCTCTACGCCGGAGGCGACAACCCGCTCGAAATGGGCTGGTGGCGCGAGAACGAGGGCGAGAAGACGCACCCCGTGGGCGAGAAACCGGCCAATCCGATCGGAATCCACGACATGTGCGGAAACGTCGGAGAGTGGAACCACGACTGGTACGAGCGCCCCTACATGAGCGACTTCCCCTCGACCGACGAGGTGACCGATCCGTTCGGGCCTGACGAGCCGTGCGATGCGGACGACCTGGCATTTATCCGCGGCGGCGACTACGACACGTCGAGCGAATGGAACCTGCGTATCACCTACTGGAGTCTGCAAGCCGGCGGTATCGACATGAATCCCAACAACATGTGCCGCCAGTCGGGAATCGGATTCCGCGTCGTGATCCGCCGCTGA
- a CDS encoding DUF4302 domain-containing protein, with product MKKHLYRIFLLPVVLLAATACNDNDYETTMGDVDQRLDEAISSYYGELSAAENGWIANIPTSKGIYRFWMDFTDDNRVTMYTDNLMYPDFRTTPDESSYRIQGLQRPTLIFDTYSYLAIINDPNSDISGGSAEDNQGLETDFEFEIASFDGDTFSLLGRRNRVEATLTRASAEEKNLVQQGALMQVQEDLQQFINRDGYCYVALSSGKVAVDFDLRSVTLSYVQGTNTVISATASSYVDLKHNIVLQEPLVMQGSIISGFLWNDATQSYTAVSSQQIPVQRQDEAIIGLDAMLGAGSGYKYSALAVRLSMYGGDTSCEIAQQLVNFGKEISTVFRMTLGDIYMRFGELEGRPYIDMEVEFGLYQAVFTFDILENPNGTTKLLRYNTDYDPVGNSQTLLDNGCGQKLCDYLTGKTFRKTWLKQSFGTYRMGALTDTKDPANYMPGALL from the coding sequence ATGAAAAAACACCTCTATCGCATATTCCTGCTCCCGGTCGTGCTGCTGGCTGCGACCGCCTGCAACGACAACGACTACGAAACGACGATGGGCGACGTGGACCAGCGCCTCGACGAGGCCATCTCCTCCTACTACGGGGAGCTCTCCGCGGCCGAAAACGGCTGGATCGCCAACATTCCCACATCGAAGGGCATCTACCGGTTCTGGATGGATTTCACCGACGACAATCGCGTGACGATGTACACCGACAACCTGATGTACCCCGACTTCCGGACCACGCCCGACGAAAGCAGCTACCGCATCCAGGGGTTGCAGCGTCCGACGCTGATCTTCGACACGTACAGCTACCTGGCCATCATCAACGACCCGAACTCCGACATCAGCGGCGGCAGCGCGGAGGACAACCAGGGCCTCGAAACCGACTTCGAGTTCGAAATCGCCTCGTTCGACGGCGACACCTTCTCGCTGCTCGGCCGCCGCAACCGCGTCGAGGCCACGCTGACGAGAGCCTCGGCCGAAGAGAAGAACCTCGTGCAGCAGGGGGCGCTGATGCAGGTGCAGGAGGACCTCCAGCAATTCATCAACCGCGACGGCTACTGCTACGTCGCGCTGAGCAGCGGGAAGGTCGCCGTGGATTTCGACCTGCGTTCCGTCACGCTGAGCTACGTGCAGGGCACCAACACGGTGATCTCGGCCACCGCGTCGTCCTATGTCGATCTGAAACACAACATCGTACTGCAGGAGCCGCTCGTCATGCAGGGGTCGATCATCTCGGGATTCCTCTGGAACGACGCCACGCAAAGCTACACGGCCGTCTCCTCGCAGCAGATTCCCGTGCAGCGGCAGGACGAGGCCATCATCGGGCTCGACGCGATGCTGGGCGCCGGCAGCGGCTACAAATACTCCGCGCTGGCCGTGCGTCTGTCCATGTACGGCGGCGACACGTCGTGCGAGATCGCGCAGCAGCTCGTCAATTTCGGCAAGGAGATCTCCACCGTGTTCCGCATGACGCTGGGCGATATCTACATGCGCTTCGGCGAGCTCGAAGGCCGGCCCTATATCGACATGGAGGTGGAGTTCGGCCTCTATCAGGCGGTCTTCACGTTCGACATCCTGGAAAATCCCAACGGCACGACCAAACTGCTCCGCTACAACACGGACTACGATCCGGTGGGAAATTCCCAGACCCTGCTCGACAACGGCTGCGGACAGAAGCTCTGCGACTACCTCACGGGCAAGACCTTCCGCAAGACCTGGCTCAAGCAGTCGTTCGGAACCTACCGGATGGGCGCGCTCACGGACACGAAGGACCCGGCCAACTACATGCCCGGCGCCCTGCTCTGA
- a CDS encoding zinc-binding metallopeptidase, translating to MKTLRHIQFCLFALLAGAAFTACNEEDPIDPNADIPGLGGEETVQTETDRWLYENYVVPFNIDVEYKWDATDMMPSIDKQLVPVDEELVIPFMQVMYDVWFSPYEQTAGLDFVKEITPKKVVLVGSPEYEFGAIKLGQAEGGRKILLLNVNGFDPSDAANVKEFLHTIEHEFAHILHQTVLFDKNYEKISAGNYLPSGWTSVSDSEARQLGFITPYAMSGKDEDFVEMISMIMVYGREWYEETVLTEAGTTGAALLQQKEQIVIDYLKNTWGIEFYDTAGEKGLVTCVQEAIAQVVADNQ from the coding sequence ATGAAAACACTACGTCATATCCAATTCTGCCTCTTCGCGCTCCTGGCCGGAGCAGCCTTCACGGCCTGCAACGAGGAGGACCCCATCGACCCCAACGCCGACATTCCCGGCCTGGGCGGCGAAGAGACCGTCCAGACGGAGACCGACCGGTGGCTCTACGAAAACTACGTCGTGCCGTTCAACATCGACGTCGAATACAAGTGGGACGCCACGGACATGATGCCTTCGATCGACAAGCAGTTAGTGCCCGTCGATGAGGAGCTGGTCATCCCGTTCATGCAGGTGATGTACGACGTCTGGTTCTCGCCCTACGAGCAGACGGCCGGACTCGACTTCGTCAAGGAGATCACGCCCAAGAAGGTCGTGCTGGTCGGCAGTCCCGAGTACGAATTCGGAGCCATCAAGCTCGGACAGGCCGAAGGCGGCCGCAAGATTCTGCTGCTCAACGTGAACGGGTTCGACCCATCGGATGCCGCGAACGTCAAGGAATTCCTCCACACCATCGAGCACGAGTTCGCGCACATTCTGCACCAGACGGTGCTCTTCGACAAGAACTACGAAAAGATCAGCGCCGGCAACTACCTTCCCTCGGGATGGACGAGCGTCTCGGATTCGGAGGCGCGCCAACTGGGCTTCATCACCCCCTACGCCATGTCGGGCAAGGACGAGGATTTCGTGGAGATGATCTCGATGATCATGGTCTACGGCCGCGAATGGTACGAAGAGACGGTGCTGACCGAGGCCGGGACGACCGGCGCGGCCCTGTTGCAGCAGAAGGAGCAGATCGTGATCGACTACCTGAAAAACACCTGGGGCATCGAGTTCTACGACACGGCGGGCGAAAAAGGACTGGTGACCTGCGTACAGGAGGCCATCGCCCAGGTGGTCGCGGACAATCAATAA
- a CDS encoding RagB/SusD family nutrient uptake outer membrane protein, with translation MKRIIEIFLVTLGLALSAGCSEFLDTVPDNRTTIDTPKKISQLLATAYPDRTYMTLIEHRCDGYTDFGSTFQGMQPDAAFDNVVSAFLWDEFTRSESGNDTNEQYWTSAYNAIAVANHALEAIEQLPDPGAASLQKGEALLARAYAHFCLLTLFADFFDTNNLAANPGIPYVTEPETVVIKHYDRETAAQTLEHVLKDLEEGMQLVGGSSDYDQPKFHFTRDAAAALGARIALFSRNYNDVIRYANMLLPTPTQHFALSYTDDTPVLNADGSPAQGVDPNDAADQFMRSNLHDWRTYIKSGNPDQMGTDFTSASANANLLLTECVTLAYREMVGTAYVRHAMERTAMVTLLTENVTGDPWIFQNVAYQWNGGRTYWLPKFYEDFKIDNPVAQTGVPYSKCALLRLEEVLLARAEAYAMLGNYDGALDDLNMFAACRIDDYAYGPNTLYKDKLTDYYTAQLNAPDHFINSAYNAGRFKAGDEGNVQKALILTVLDFRRIEFLYEGIRYWDVLRWNIPVTHTTIDGATSTLTPDDDRRILQIPQIATASGIQLNDMVNIPYPW, from the coding sequence ATGAAAAGAATCATCGAAATATTCCTCGTAACGCTGGGCCTGGCGCTGTCGGCGGGATGCAGCGAGTTCCTGGACACCGTGCCCGACAACCGCACCACCATCGACACGCCGAAAAAGATCAGCCAACTGCTCGCCACGGCCTACCCCGACCGAACCTACATGACACTCATCGAGCACCGCTGCGACGGATACACCGATTTCGGCAGCACCTTCCAGGGAATGCAGCCCGACGCGGCGTTCGACAACGTCGTGAGCGCCTTCCTCTGGGACGAGTTCACCCGCTCGGAATCGGGCAACGACACCAACGAGCAGTACTGGACCTCGGCCTACAACGCCATCGCCGTGGCCAACCACGCGCTCGAAGCCATCGAACAACTGCCCGATCCCGGTGCGGCCTCCTTGCAGAAGGGCGAAGCGCTGCTGGCCCGCGCCTACGCGCACTTCTGCCTGCTGACCCTCTTCGCCGACTTTTTCGACACGAACAACCTCGCGGCCAATCCGGGCATCCCCTATGTAACCGAACCGGAGACGGTCGTCATCAAGCATTACGACCGCGAAACGGCCGCCCAGACGCTCGAACACGTCCTGAAGGACCTCGAGGAGGGAATGCAGCTCGTAGGCGGCAGCAGCGACTACGACCAGCCCAAATTCCACTTCACGCGGGATGCCGCCGCAGCGCTCGGCGCCCGCATCGCTCTCTTCTCGCGCAACTACAACGACGTGATCCGTTACGCCAACATGCTGCTGCCCACGCCGACACAGCACTTCGCGCTCTCCTACACCGACGACACGCCCGTACTGAACGCCGACGGGTCGCCGGCACAGGGCGTGGACCCGAACGACGCGGCCGACCAGTTCATGCGGAGCAACCTCCACGACTGGCGCACCTATATCAAGAGCGGCAATCCCGACCAGATGGGCACGGACTTCACCAGCGCCAGCGCCAACGCCAACCTGCTCCTCACCGAGTGCGTGACGCTGGCCTACCGGGAGATGGTCGGAACGGCCTACGTCCGTCACGCGATGGAGCGCACGGCCATGGTGACGCTGCTGACCGAGAACGTCACGGGCGACCCGTGGATCTTCCAGAACGTAGCCTACCAGTGGAACGGCGGACGCACCTACTGGCTGCCGAAGTTCTACGAGGACTTCAAGATCGACAATCCCGTGGCGCAGACCGGAGTGCCCTACTCGAAGTGCGCGCTGCTGCGGCTGGAGGAGGTGCTGCTCGCCCGCGCCGAAGCCTACGCCATGCTGGGCAACTACGACGGCGCGCTGGACGATCTGAACATGTTCGCCGCCTGCCGCATAGACGATTACGCCTACGGACCGAACACCCTCTACAAGGACAAGCTGACCGACTACTACACGGCCCAGCTCAATGCTCCGGACCACTTCATCAACAGCGCCTACAACGCCGGCCGTTTCAAGGCGGGCGACGAGGGCAACGTGCAGAAGGCGCTCATCCTGACCGTACTGGACTTCCGCCGCATCGAGTTCCTCTACGAAGGCATACGCTACTGGGACGTGCTGCGCTGGAACATTCCCGTGACGCACACGACCATCGACGGCGCCACCAGCACCCTCACGCCCGACGACGACCGCCGCATCCTGCAAATCCCGCAGATCGCGACCGCCTCGGGCATTCAACTCAACGACATGGTAAACATCCCCTATCCGTGGTAA
- a CDS encoding SusC/RagA family TonB-linked outer membrane protein, which yields MKKTLLLFLFFCAGFAAAVAQTRLSGVVRDAENGKPLDFVSVAVKGTTVGIATDAQGKFALALPAGATTLVVSYVGYDTQEVEIKGRRHIDVSLQKSSLKMDAVVVTGFQDIKKQTFTGSSVKLKTEDLNMAGVTDVSRMLEGKVAGVSVQNVSGTFGAAPKVRIRGVTSINGDNKPLWVVDGMVLEDVVDISNDQLSSGDPTTLLGSSVAGINASDIETFDILKDAAATALYGARAMNGVIVITTKRGKQGAPIITYNGNFTLRTKPRYSQYNIMNSYDQMSVFSEMERKGLLGPDIVNSANSGVYGIMYNQINAYNASSGKFGLENTRQARHDFLMKYARANTDWFDKLFTYNLMHEHSLSISSGSEKSRTYASIGFLGDNGWSIADKVNRYTVNFRNDFDVSSKIRTSVQVVGSLRQQDAPGSFTRQSDVVTGSFSRDFDINPFSYALNTSRALRPYDDEGNLEYITMNYAPFNILSELRNNQLHLTVADVKLQGELNYTIVPGLRYNFTGALRYVQTTQEHEITEHANAANAYRAAGNSTIRSLNPFLYRDPNDLSAEPVVVLPYGGFYNTATNKMLNYVVRNSLSYTKVWDTDRTHELSVLGGMEIRSTDRRVNSTTGYGYQYDGGGVVSLDPKLMEMLVYRQSPYYMMEDTYERNAAFYANADYTFDRRYSISASARYDGSNQLGRGAAKRWLPTWTFAGKWIISNEAFMENASRIVDFMSLRASYGLTANIPPSASNAMALYYNQELYRPGNAEVGITLADLQNTELTWEKNYQLNVGFDLTLFGGRLDFNVDYFNRQGFDLISQIKVAGIGGFMWKNANYADLDSQGVDITLGGKMISTKDWTWSAHFTFGYSKNIIRNAKNSPEVFELVRQEGGNKNNYPVNSLFSIPFAGLNPETGIPMFYNEKGEIGYDCYMQGIETDFLKYEGQIDPKYTGGLNTTLRWKSLSMNLFFTFQAGNVIRLNPVFSSSYSDITALPNEFKDRWIMSGDEQRTDIPAIADNLMQKLYLSSAYPYNNYNYSSARVAKGDFIRLKSLSINYELPSALVRKSRVFKRAAVRLTAKDLWLMYSDKALNGQDPEFFNTGGVAMPVQTQFVLSLDLGF from the coding sequence ATGAAAAAAACACTACTCCTGTTTCTGTTTTTTTGTGCGGGCTTCGCAGCAGCCGTCGCCCAGACAAGACTCTCCGGCGTAGTCAGGGATGCCGAGAACGGCAAACCGCTGGATTTCGTGAGCGTGGCCGTCAAGGGCACGACCGTCGGCATAGCGACCGACGCACAAGGCAAATTCGCACTCGCCCTGCCCGCAGGCGCGACGACGCTGGTGGTCAGCTACGTGGGCTACGACACGCAGGAGGTGGAGATCAAGGGGCGCCGGCACATCGACGTCTCCCTTCAGAAATCCTCCCTCAAAATGGACGCGGTCGTCGTGACCGGATTCCAGGACATCAAGAAGCAAACCTTCACCGGATCGTCCGTCAAACTCAAGACCGAGGACCTGAACATGGCCGGCGTGACGGACGTGAGCCGCATGCTCGAAGGCAAGGTGGCGGGCGTCTCGGTGCAGAACGTCTCGGGAACGTTCGGCGCGGCCCCCAAAGTCCGCATCCGCGGCGTCACGTCGATCAACGGCGACAACAAGCCGCTGTGGGTAGTGGACGGCATGGTGCTCGAGGACGTCGTGGACATCTCCAACGACCAGCTTTCGAGCGGCGACCCCACCACGCTGCTCGGCTCCTCGGTGGCGGGCATCAACGCTTCGGACATCGAGACCTTCGACATCCTGAAGGACGCCGCCGCAACGGCGCTCTACGGCGCCCGCGCCATGAACGGCGTGATCGTCATCACCACCAAGCGGGGAAAACAGGGAGCCCCGATCATCACCTACAACGGCAACTTCACGCTGCGGACCAAGCCCCGTTATTCGCAGTACAACATCATGAACTCCTACGACCAGATGTCGGTCTTCTCCGAAATGGAGCGCAAGGGGCTGCTCGGACCCGACATCGTGAACTCCGCGAACTCGGGCGTTTACGGCATCATGTACAACCAGATCAACGCCTACAACGCCAGCAGCGGCAAATTCGGGCTGGAGAACACGCGGCAGGCGCGCCACGACTTCCTGATGAAGTACGCCAGGGCCAACACCGACTGGTTCGACAAGCTGTTCACCTACAACCTCATGCACGAGCACTCGCTCAGCATCTCGTCCGGCTCCGAGAAGTCGCGCACCTACGCCTCGATCGGCTTCCTGGGCGACAACGGCTGGAGCATCGCGGACAAGGTGAACCGCTACACGGTCAATTTCCGCAACGATTTCGACGTCAGCAGCAAAATCCGCACGTCGGTTCAGGTCGTGGGATCGCTGCGCCAGCAGGACGCCCCCGGTTCGTTCACCCGCCAGTCCGACGTGGTGACGGGCAGCTTCTCGCGCGACTTCGACATCAACCCCTTCAGCTACGCGCTCAACACCAGCCGCGCCCTGCGCCCCTACGACGACGAGGGCAACCTGGAGTACATCACGATGAACTACGCCCCGTTCAACATCCTCTCGGAGCTGCGCAACAACCAGCTCCACCTGACGGTGGCCGACGTGAAGTTGCAGGGCGAGCTGAACTACACGATCGTCCCGGGACTGCGCTACAACTTCACCGGGGCGCTGCGCTACGTGCAGACCACGCAGGAGCATGAAATCACCGAGCACGCCAACGCCGCCAACGCCTACCGCGCGGCGGGCAACTCGACCATCCGCAGCCTCAACCCGTTCCTCTACCGCGACCCGAACGACCTCTCGGCCGAACCGGTCGTCGTGCTCCCCTACGGCGGCTTCTACAACACGGCCACCAACAAGATGCTCAACTACGTCGTCCGCAACTCGCTCAGCTACACAAAGGTTTGGGATACGGACCGCACGCACGAGCTGAGCGTGCTGGGCGGCATGGAAATCCGCTCCACCGACCGGCGCGTCAATTCCACGACCGGATACGGCTACCAGTACGACGGCGGCGGCGTGGTGTCGCTCGATCCCAAACTGATGGAGATGCTCGTTTACCGGCAGTCGCCCTACTACATGATGGAGGACACCTACGAGCGCAATGCGGCCTTCTACGCCAACGCCGACTACACGTTCGACCGCCGCTACTCGATCTCGGCCTCGGCGCGTTACGACGGTTCGAACCAGTTAGGACGCGGCGCCGCGAAGCGGTGGCTGCCCACATGGACCTTCGCCGGGAAGTGGATCATCTCCAACGAAGCCTTCATGGAGAACGCCTCGCGCATCGTCGATTTCATGAGCCTGCGCGCCAGCTACGGACTGACGGCCAACATCCCGCCTTCGGCCTCGAACGCCATGGCGCTCTACTACAACCAGGAGCTCTACCGGCCCGGAAACGCCGAGGTGGGCATCACGCTGGCCGACTTGCAGAACACCGAGCTGACGTGGGAGAAGAACTACCAGCTCAACGTGGGCTTCGACCTGACGCTGTTCGGCGGACGGCTCGACTTCAACGTGGATTACTTCAACCGGCAGGGTTTCGACCTGATCTCGCAGATCAAGGTGGCGGGTATCGGCGGTTTCATGTGGAAGAACGCGAATTACGCCGATCTCGACTCGCAGGGCGTGGACATCACGCTCGGCGGCAAGATGATAAGCACCAAGGACTGGACCTGGTCGGCGCACTTCACCTTCGGCTATTCGAAGAACATCATCCGCAACGCCAAGAACAGTCCGGAGGTGTTCGAGCTCGTCCGCCAGGAAGGAGGCAACAAGAACAACTACCCGGTGAACAGCCTCTTCTCGATTCCCTTCGCGGGACTGAATCCCGAGACGGGCATCCCCATGTTCTACAACGAGAAGGGCGAGATCGGATACGACTGCTACATGCAGGGCATCGAGACCGACTTCCTGAAGTACGAGGGGCAGATCGACCCCAAATACACGGGCGGACTGAACACCACGCTGCGCTGGAAGAGTCTTTCGATGAACCTCTTCTTCACGTTCCAGGCGGGCAACGTCATCCGGCTCAACCCGGTGTTCAGCTCCAGCTACAGCGACATCACGGCTCTCCCGAACGAGTTCAAGGACCGCTGGATCATGAGCGGCGACGAGCAGCGCACCGACATCCCGGCCATCGCCGACAACCTCATGCAGAAGCTCTACCTCTCGAGCGCCTACCCGTACAACAACTATAACTACTCGTCGGCGCGCGTGGCCAAGGGAGACTTCATCCGCCTCAAATCGCTCTCGATCAACTACGAGCTGCCCTCGGCGCTCGTCCGCAAGAGCCGCGTGTTCAAGCGCGCCGCCGTGCGGCTGACAGCCAAGGACCTCTGGCTGATGTACTCGGACAAGGCCCTCAACGGTCAGGACCCCGAGTTCTTCAACACGGGCGGCGTGGCCATGCCCGTCCAGACGCAGTTCGTGCTCTCGCTCGATTTAGGTTTCTAA